Proteins found in one Geomonas subterranea genomic segment:
- a CDS encoding DUF4917 family protein, translating to MKQKVVDDRLLHWDELKNDDWSAILLGNGFSINIWPDFNYHSLFELAESEDIDFPLKATAVELFQKKDTTNFEQILNLLLGAILADEVIEGNQRLKLRRLYKGIQKSLISAVQKSHVSSDRVNTEHISTEMSKYDTVFTTNYDLIPYWSIMDHNTSKFRDYFWGQGSSFDENNTNLWSKCTRILYLHGALHILEELEGETVWKNTANELNLLDQFPETFSSLQRPLFITEGDAKQKLARIYSSGYLKFAYDELRGHDESLVILGHSLDLDYDKHLIDAIAEWDKQRVAISVWPGMPSPDIIEFKSRINKHLSKHKLLYFDSTSHPLGIESLNYRNKHHSMI from the coding sequence GTGAAGCAAAAGGTTGTTGATGACAGGCTACTACACTGGGATGAGCTAAAAAATGATGATTGGAGTGCTATCTTATTGGGGAATGGTTTTAGCATAAACATTTGGCCAGACTTTAATTACCATTCGTTGTTTGAACTAGCAGAATCCGAAGATATTGATTTCCCATTGAAGGCAACTGCAGTTGAATTGTTCCAAAAGAAGGATACTACTAATTTTGAACAAATTTTAAACCTATTGTTAGGTGCAATACTCGCTGATGAAGTTATTGAAGGTAATCAGAGATTAAAACTTAGAAGACTTTACAAAGGCATTCAAAAATCGCTCATTAGCGCAGTACAAAAGTCTCACGTATCATCAGACAGAGTCAATACTGAACATATATCTACTGAGATGTCAAAATACGACACAGTATTTACTACAAATTATGATCTAATTCCATACTGGTCAATAATGGATCACAATACCAGTAAGTTCAGAGACTATTTCTGGGGCCAAGGAAGTTCGTTTGATGAAAACAACACTAACCTCTGGAGCAAATGCACAAGGATACTTTATCTACACGGTGCATTGCACATTTTAGAGGAACTGGAAGGTGAAACAGTTTGGAAAAATACAGCAAACGAGTTAAACCTCCTTGATCAGTTTCCGGAGACGTTCAGTTCTTTACAACGACCATTGTTTATAACTGAAGGTGATGCAAAACAGAAACTGGCAAGAATATACAGCTCCGGATATCTCAAATTTGCCTATGATGAGCTTAGAGGACATGATGAATCATTGGTGATACTTGGCCACTCACTTGATCTGGATTATGACAAACACCTTATTGATGCTATTGCTGAATGGGACAAGCAAAGAGTTGCGATTAGCGTGTGGCCAGGAATGCCTAGTCCCGACATAATAGAATTCAAGTCACGAATAAACAAACATTTAAGTAAGCACAAACTGCTCTATTTTGATTCAACCTCCCACCCACTAGGCATCGAAAGCCTCAATTACCGAAATAAACATCACAGTATGATCTGA
- a CDS encoding reverse transcriptase family protein — protein sequence MAQKNYDIKYDITQSPLYKLRSKKKLISLLNLGSLSDLKSIMRTDSPYRKFPIMSKGKLRPVEVPSRVLLPIHNRLFRLLKKIHLPSYLHSGVKGCSYLSNARAHRDRKEAYTLDIKKFYPSVTRAKVVTFFRETMKCEPDISAILANITTCDDHIPTGSSLSQVLAYLSCKEMFDALHDLSQEAGVTFTCYVDDLTFSGDRISKKWIYDRVKPMINKFGMRSHKDKHFRAGQVKEITGVIVDGCIVKVCNRMHQSIHKLTLQIAETEEPLLIDSLYDKLIGKLCAAGQIEERFKLQRVMATKTRRKLLGPKFGSSRIKLNNGNQEIRKKLTPILPSIWRPVDHLDESIPWD from the coding sequence TTGGCGCAAAAAAACTATGACATTAAATACGACATAACTCAGTCGCCGTTGTACAAATTACGCAGCAAAAAGAAGCTGATTTCCCTTCTTAATCTGGGTTCGCTTTCGGACCTGAAATCCATTATGCGGACTGATTCTCCTTACCGTAAATTTCCAATTATGAGTAAGGGGAAACTTCGCCCTGTTGAAGTGCCATCTCGCGTTTTACTGCCCATACATAATCGTCTTTTTAGATTGTTGAAGAAAATACACCTACCTAGTTATTTACACTCTGGAGTCAAAGGCTGTTCCTACTTATCTAATGCACGTGCGCATCGCGACAGGAAAGAAGCCTATACTCTCGATATCAAAAAGTTTTACCCTTCAGTCACTAGAGCAAAGGTCGTCACCTTCTTCCGCGAAACGATGAAGTGTGAACCTGATATATCAGCCATCCTTGCAAATATTACAACTTGCGACGACCACATACCCACTGGCAGTTCACTCAGCCAGGTTCTTGCATATCTGTCTTGTAAAGAAATGTTTGACGCTCTTCACGATCTTAGCCAAGAAGCAGGTGTAACTTTTACCTGCTATGTAGATGATTTGACCTTTTCAGGTGATAGAATATCCAAGAAGTGGATTTATGACCGTGTAAAGCCAATGATTAACAAGTTTGGAATGAGATCGCATAAAGACAAGCATTTTAGAGCTGGCCAGGTAAAGGAAATCACGGGTGTTATCGTTGATGGATGCATTGTGAAAGTTTGTAATAGAATGCACCAATCCATTCACAAATTAACGTTGCAAATAGCAGAGACAGAGGAACCGCTTCTTATTGATTCCCTTTATGACAAGCTCATAGGTAAACTCTGCGCCGCAGGACAAATAGAAGAACGTTTTAAGTTGCAACGCGTGATGGCAACAAAAACTAGACGAAAACTTTTGGGTCCTAAATTTGGTTCAAGCAGGATAAAGTTGAACAATGGAAACCAAGAAATTAGGAAAAAACTAACTCCAATTTTGCCGTCGATTTGGCGGCCGGTTGATCATCTGGATGAATCTATACCATGGGACTGA
- a CDS encoding helix-turn-helix domain-containing protein — MNGQALKLIRQYHNIKQGHLASDLGVSNSYLSEIETGKKEVTIELLNKYSKFFNIPMSSLMLFSENLEDNTISGRFRLSFASKLKQIMEWVVAKDDHFGAKKL; from the coding sequence ATGAACGGCCAGGCATTAAAACTTATAAGACAGTATCACAATATTAAGCAAGGTCACCTCGCAAGCGATTTAGGTGTTTCCAATTCCTATTTATCAGAAATTGAAACCGGTAAAAAAGAAGTGACTATAGAGTTATTAAATAAATACTCGAAATTCTTCAATATTCCAATGTCATCACTCATGTTGTTTTCTGAAAATCTCGAAGACAACACCATCTCAGGAAGATTTCGTTTAAGCTTTGCGTCTAAACTTAAACAGATCATGGAATGGGTAGTTGCTAAGGATGATCACTTTGGCGCAAAAAAACTATGA
- a CDS encoding recombinase family protein, translating to MSGKVIGYRRVSSILQNTERQLDGLKMDKVFEDKLSGKDTNRPQLQAMLEYVREHDTVLVHSLDRLGRNIDDLRALVKDMVGRGVTVKFVKENLCFTSEENNHFSELMLNMLAAFAQFERSIIKERQKEGVQLAKAAGAYKGRKQEMTPERITEIASRVAAGEPKAQVAKALGISRDTLYRYLPD from the coding sequence ATGAGCGGAAAGGTGATTGGTTATCGTCGGGTGAGTTCGATCCTGCAGAACACTGAGCGTCAGCTTGACGGCCTGAAGATGGACAAGGTGTTTGAGGATAAGCTGTCAGGGAAGGACACTAACCGCCCCCAGCTGCAGGCCATGCTCGAATACGTAAGGGAGCACGACACAGTTCTTGTACACTCCCTGGACCGCCTAGGCCGCAACATTGACGATCTTCGCGCTCTTGTTAAGGACATGGTAGGTCGCGGTGTGACAGTCAAGTTTGTGAAGGAGAACCTGTGCTTCACCAGCGAAGAGAACAACCACTTCAGCGAGCTTATGCTTAACATGCTTGCAGCCTTCGCACAGTTCGAGCGTTCTATCATCAAGGAAAGGCAAAAGGAAGGGGTTCAGCTTGCGAAGGCAGCGGGTGCTTACAAGGGACGGAAGCAGGAGATGACCCCAGAACGTATAACAGAGATCGCCAGCAGGGTTGCAGCAGGCGAGCCGAAGGCGCAGGTTGCTAAGGCGTTGGGAATCAGCCGTGATACCTTGTATCGGTACTTGCCTGACTGA
- a CDS encoding recombinase family protein: MIVRVVVESDEASDKAVGPKTIDKFPDNGDGKSVRKAALAVLIEKGQVPADAKIGWLTNRGRRKGCSPEAHLFLDAINNAGCRAYSYYKKFGKQSPKRGQGGEQPHLFVSYLRVSTREQWAAKVGLERQRSRNIAYIKMCGGKLLKEYTEAASGRKKDRPEVMEAIRHCEATGATLIVETVDRLARNVHFVTGVQESNFPLIIATEPNATPERIVELAIYAQYKADQQNQITRDSLAISRKPKGVKGTENLWKNPEAVTKGRMRGAAAMKSKADKNTMMIMPYLQRYQDEGTSTFTAMAMRLNADQVLTARGKRGGWTGQAVKNLLARADALAPQGRGDGKLR; the protein is encoded by the coding sequence ATGATTGTACGGGTAGTGGTAGAGAGTGATGAGGCTTCTGATAAAGCAGTTGGGCCGAAGACAATAGATAAATTTCCTGATAACGGTGATGGCAAGTCGGTAAGAAAGGCTGCGTTGGCAGTCCTGATCGAGAAGGGGCAGGTTCCTGCCGATGCAAAGATCGGTTGGCTCACTAATCGGGGAAGGCGTAAGGGGTGTAGCCCTGAAGCCCATTTATTTTTGGATGCTATCAACAATGCCGGATGTCGTGCTTACAGTTATTATAAAAAGTTTGGAAAGCAAAGCCCCAAAAGGGGACAAGGAGGCGAACAGCCACATTTGTTTGTCTCATACTTGCGGGTATCAACACGCGAGCAGTGGGCTGCAAAAGTGGGACTTGAACGACAAAGGTCCAGAAACATTGCCTACATCAAAATGTGCGGTGGTAAACTGCTCAAGGAATATACAGAGGCTGCAAGCGGTCGAAAAAAAGATCGTCCTGAGGTCATGGAAGCGATAAGACATTGTGAAGCCACAGGCGCGACATTGATTGTCGAAACTGTAGACAGGCTAGCGCGTAACGTCCACTTCGTCACTGGAGTTCAGGAATCTAATTTTCCGCTCATTATCGCCACAGAGCCGAATGCTACCCCCGAGAGAATTGTAGAACTCGCAATCTATGCGCAGTACAAAGCAGATCAGCAAAATCAAATAACTAGAGATTCCCTTGCCATATCACGAAAACCGAAGGGAGTAAAAGGCACAGAAAACCTGTGGAAGAATCCTGAGGCTGTCACCAAGGGGCGTATGCGTGGTGCGGCAGCAATGAAGTCAAAAGCTGATAAGAATACTATGATGATAATGCCTTACCTGCAAAGGTATCAGGACGAGGGCACTTCTACTTTTACCGCTATGGCAATGAGGTTGAATGCTGACCAGGTATTAACCGCCAGAGGAAAGCGAGGAGGTTGGACTGGGCAGGCCGTGAAAAATTTATTAGCACGGGCCGATGCTCTTGCTCCACAAGGCAGGGGAGACGGGAAATTGAGGTAG
- a CDS encoding DNA primase family protein, protein MALPESETKNEVHAATPKFSLTDVGNADRFLHHHGKNLLYCHDLGCWLVWKGDRWQPDGIKEVESMALTTVRSIYLETAQESSPDKIQEILRWAKTSHSGGKIREMVRLAQIDKRVSVSSTFLDRDPFLLNVANGTIDLSAERFIKHSRTDLQTKLVPVEYHPSATCDYWDEFLLQIFGNDEQLIHWVQKAVGYSLSGDTSEQCMFILWGAGRNGKSTFLNTIKQILGDYTTQIQPETLMVRRNNDGGSPRSDLMALRGARFVTASEGEKGQQLAESLVKQLTGGEVISARGLYQKNQIEILPTFKLFFATNYKPQIAGTDLGIWRRIRLIPFNYTIPPEKVDHDLQRKLMGEASGILRWMVDGYYAWQREGLGVPKSVETATNAYLVENDQVERFIADCCVRKDGCQTKTGSLYGAYQQWARDSEDNQMNLKAFGHALSDKGFKKKRRADGVLITGLGLLDEFD, encoded by the coding sequence ATGGCATTACCAGAATCAGAAACAAAGAACGAGGTCCATGCAGCAACTCCCAAATTCAGTCTGACTGACGTAGGTAACGCCGACAGGTTCCTTCACCACCACGGGAAAAACCTTTTGTACTGCCACGATCTGGGGTGCTGGCTCGTTTGGAAGGGAGACAGATGGCAGCCTGATGGCATCAAAGAAGTAGAATCCATGGCGCTGACTACAGTACGGAGTATCTATCTGGAGACAGCACAGGAATCCTCGCCCGATAAGATTCAGGAAATTCTGAGGTGGGCAAAAACCAGCCATTCTGGAGGTAAAATCCGTGAAATGGTCCGGTTGGCGCAGATAGACAAAAGAGTTTCCGTTTCTTCGACTTTTTTAGACAGAGACCCTTTTCTGCTCAATGTTGCAAATGGAACCATAGACCTCAGTGCAGAGCGTTTTATAAAACATAGCCGAACAGATTTACAAACGAAGCTCGTCCCTGTTGAATACCACCCTTCGGCAACCTGCGACTACTGGGATGAATTTCTCCTGCAGATATTCGGCAACGATGAGCAACTCATTCACTGGGTACAGAAGGCTGTTGGTTACTCTCTCAGCGGCGATACATCTGAGCAGTGCATGTTTATTCTCTGGGGGGCTGGTCGTAATGGGAAGAGCACCTTCCTTAATACGATCAAACAAATTCTTGGTGATTACACTACCCAGATTCAGCCTGAAACCTTAATGGTAAGGCGGAACAATGACGGTGGGTCACCAAGAAGCGACCTGATGGCCTTACGTGGGGCAAGATTCGTAACCGCATCAGAAGGTGAGAAAGGACAGCAGTTGGCAGAGTCACTGGTGAAGCAACTGACGGGCGGTGAGGTTATCTCTGCTCGCGGCCTTTACCAGAAGAATCAGATTGAGATCCTGCCCACGTTTAAGCTGTTCTTTGCGACTAACTACAAACCACAAATTGCCGGGACTGACCTGGGCATCTGGCGGCGCATAAGGCTTATTCCTTTCAACTACACCATTCCCCCTGAGAAGGTTGATCATGACCTCCAGCGAAAGTTGATGGGTGAAGCCTCCGGCATTTTACGATGGATGGTCGATGGTTATTATGCGTGGCAGAGAGAGGGACTGGGAGTTCCCAAATCCGTTGAAACCGCAACAAATGCGTACCTCGTTGAAAATGATCAGGTTGAGCGGTTTATCGCTGATTGTTGTGTGAGGAAAGACGGTTGCCAGACCAAGACGGGGAGCCTGTATGGAGCGTACCAGCAGTGGGCGCGAGATAGCGAAGATAACCAGATGAACCTAAAAGCTTTTGGTCATGCCCTGAGCGATAAAGGGTTCAAGAAGAAACGTAGAGCTGACGGGGTTCTCATCACTGGCCTTGGATTGCTTGATGAGTTCGACTAA
- a CDS encoding MarR family winged helix-turn-helix transcriptional regulator, producing the protein MSKTGLQRFRNAMNVLNEVYAEIPIQQILIFLEVAECGEISMTELRKRLNMSPSSLTRNTLALSYYSADHPENPCVGGGRMIGHNLIERRSDINNRRTLMVFLTPKGIEVRNKIEAALSI; encoded by the coding sequence ATGAGCAAGACTGGTTTACAGAGATTCCGAAATGCAATGAATGTGCTAAATGAGGTTTATGCGGAAATTCCTATACAGCAGATATTAATATTTCTTGAGGTGGCAGAATGTGGTGAAATTTCGATGACTGAGTTAAGAAAGAGACTCAACATGAGTCCCTCAAGTTTAACTAGAAACACCTTGGCACTAAGCTACTATTCAGCGGACCATCCTGAGAATCCTTGCGTGGGAGGAGGGCGAATGATAGGTCACAACCTCATTGAAAGACGCAGCGACATAAACAATAGAAGGACGCTTATGGTATTTCTAACGCCTAAAGGAATCGAGGTCCGAAATAAGATCGAAGCAGCTCTAAGCATTTAA
- a CDS encoding site-specific integrase: protein MSSYLISRNGHYHLRVRTPLDLLGIIPQTEITRSLKTTDLRKAKAAALPYLQGISQTVILLRSKFITSLQAQESLCNLLGRKGRGVSRAVDRAAQKATMEVSPSPSEGATLATVVTTFLKDKELEWTPKTRMENKGVFRLILGLMGDVPVASIDRGRVRDFREQLLKLPPNVSKTYPEQSPLEILQRIDSGELLATPMSITSVNKHLSRLYSIMSYCIKEGYRTDNPASEMNIKQHRRPDEERKAYDLKDLRAILRNLPRDSSKPERLYVPMICMLSGMRLDEACQLYREDIIQVDGIWCFDVNDCKDKKVKNLSSKRMLPVHPVLINMGFLDHVGKCREGSRLWGNLKWCKVNGYSNSFGKWYQRFNRKHVTTDPLKTFHSLRHTFADTLKQQGVQENLISELMGHANSSITTGRYGKRYRAQGLLEAICKLDYCLEKCTTPAVCSLA, encoded by the coding sequence ATGTCCAGCTACCTCATCAGCAGAAACGGTCATTATCACCTCAGAGTAAGAACTCCTCTCGACCTTCTCGGTATCATTCCCCAAACAGAAATCACACGGTCACTCAAAACTACCGATCTCAGAAAAGCTAAGGCAGCAGCTCTGCCCTACCTTCAAGGGATTAGCCAGACTGTGATCCTGCTACGGTCAAAGTTCATTACCTCTCTGCAGGCTCAGGAGTCCCTTTGTAATCTCTTGGGCCGAAAAGGTAGGGGAGTGTCTCGGGCTGTCGATAGGGCGGCTCAGAAGGCTACTATGGAGGTCTCACCCTCACCGTCTGAAGGAGCCACGCTTGCCACTGTAGTGACCACATTCTTGAAGGACAAGGAACTGGAGTGGACACCGAAGACCAGGATGGAGAATAAGGGAGTCTTCCGGCTTATCCTTGGCCTTATGGGGGATGTACCCGTGGCGTCGATTGACAGGGGGAGGGTGCGCGACTTCAGAGAACAGTTGCTGAAGCTACCTCCCAATGTCTCCAAGACCTATCCCGAACAATCGCCTCTTGAAATTCTACAGCGGATTGATTCCGGTGAACTGTTGGCCACGCCCATGAGCATCACCTCAGTGAACAAGCACCTCTCCAGGCTCTACTCCATTATGAGTTACTGCATCAAGGAGGGATACCGAACGGACAACCCCGCTTCAGAGATGAACATTAAGCAGCACAGAAGACCTGATGAGGAACGGAAAGCCTATGATCTCAAGGACCTGAGGGCAATATTAAGGAATCTCCCCAGAGATAGCAGCAAACCAGAGAGGCTGTACGTTCCCATGATCTGTATGCTGTCGGGGATGAGGCTCGATGAGGCTTGCCAGTTGTACCGAGAGGACATCATCCAGGTCGATGGGATATGGTGTTTCGACGTCAACGATTGCAAGGACAAGAAAGTAAAGAACTTGTCGAGTAAGCGTATGCTACCTGTTCATCCTGTCTTGATCAATATGGGGTTCCTCGACCATGTGGGGAAATGCCGGGAAGGGAGTCGGCTGTGGGGGAATTTGAAGTGGTGCAAGGTTAACGGATACAGTAACTCTTTCGGGAAGTGGTATCAGCGATTCAATCGAAAGCATGTGACCACAGACCCACTTAAGACCTTCCACAGTTTGAGGCATACCTTTGCCGACACCCTGAAACAGCAAGGCGTACAAGAAAACCTTATATCGGAATTGATGGGTCATGCAAATAGCAGCATTACCACAGGGAGATACGGAAAACGCTACAGGGCTCAGGGATTACTAGAGGCAATCTGCAAGCTCGACTATTGTCTGGAAAAATGTACGACTCCAGCAGTTTGTAGCCTGGCTTGA
- the ispE gene encoding 4-(cytidine 5'-diphospho)-2-C-methyl-D-erythritol kinase, protein MEKLKLLAPAKVNYRLDVLGKRPDGYHELRMVMQRVGLCDEISIALSGTPGIRVTCGKVGVPDGPGNIAWRAADALLKLSGKETGIDIAIDKRIPVAAGLGGGSSDAATVLMGVNQLLGLGLSDERLMEIGVKLGADVPFFIFKKTALAEGIGDKLTAMESMPGLWVVLVNPGIHVSTAWVYQNLILTEKGTDTIIRGSYGTAAEVAGLLSNDLEPVTCGKHPLLNELKEMLLTAGAAGSLMSGSGATVFGIFEDEEAARRAAAEIAAARGWFAVAVPTL, encoded by the coding sequence GTGGAAAAACTGAAACTACTGGCGCCCGCCAAGGTAAACTACCGGCTGGACGTGCTGGGGAAGAGGCCCGACGGCTATCATGAGCTGCGCATGGTCATGCAACGGGTCGGCCTGTGCGACGAGATCAGCATCGCCCTGAGCGGAACTCCCGGGATCCGGGTCACCTGCGGTAAGGTGGGGGTGCCCGACGGCCCCGGCAACATCGCCTGGCGCGCGGCCGATGCGCTTTTGAAGCTCTCCGGTAAAGAGACCGGTATCGACATCGCCATCGACAAGCGGATTCCCGTGGCGGCCGGTCTGGGCGGGGGGAGCAGCGACGCCGCCACCGTGCTCATGGGAGTGAACCAGCTCCTGGGACTGGGGCTTTCCGACGAGCGTCTCATGGAGATAGGGGTGAAGCTCGGTGCCGACGTCCCCTTTTTTATTTTCAAGAAAACCGCGCTGGCGGAAGGAATTGGCGACAAGCTCACCGCCATGGAGTCGATGCCGGGGCTGTGGGTGGTCCTGGTCAATCCCGGCATCCATGTTTCCACTGCCTGGGTCTACCAAAATTTAATATTGACAGAGAAGGGCACCGACACTATAATTCGCGGTTCATACGGCACCGCGGCAGAAGTAGCCGGGCTTTTGTCCAACGACCTCGAACCCGTCACCTGCGGGAAGCATCCACTGCTTAACGAGTTGAAGGAGATGCTCCTGACCGCCGGAGCGGCCGGATCCTTGATGTCAGGGAGCGGCGCCACCGTCTTCGGGATCTTCGAAGACGAGGAAGCCGCCCGGAGAGCCGCGGCGGAGATAGCGGCAGCGCGAGGGTGGTTCGCGGTAGCGGTACCGACGCTGTAG
- the truD gene encoding tRNA pseudouridine(13) synthase TruD — translation MQRYLTAGVPGTGGTIKNSPEEFIVEEIPAYLPSGQGEHCYVVIEKRGITTLEAVRRLSKALGVQERDFGYAGMKDAIGITRQTLSIPRVAPDKVRALDIPGLKVLSALLHGNKLRLGHLKGNRFEIRVRDVAPGALAQAEAVLAVLAGRGVPNRFGVQRYGVQGNSHAIGAAMLRRDFKAAVDTLIGDPAQVTDERWREAIEAYRQGDLAGSLAIFPGHFRTERELLGRLQQRPDAYEKAFHAVQPRMKRLYLSAFQSSLFDLVLEQRLERLDQLEEGDVAFKHDNGACFLVQDAAAEAPRVQAFEISATGPMFGCSMMEAKGAQGELEAGILAAEGLVPESFNLSGGLRMEGERRPLRVPLSAASVRQDGSDLIFDFSLPRGAYATCVLSEVMKDQ, via the coding sequence GTGCAGAGATACTTAACCGCCGGGGTACCTGGTACAGGCGGCACCATAAAGAACTCCCCCGAGGAGTTCATCGTCGAGGAGATCCCCGCGTACCTTCCCAGCGGACAGGGGGAGCATTGCTACGTCGTCATCGAGAAGCGCGGCATCACCACCCTTGAAGCGGTGCGCCGCCTCTCGAAAGCGCTGGGGGTGCAGGAACGTGACTTCGGTTACGCCGGCATGAAGGACGCCATCGGCATCACCCGCCAGACCCTCTCTATCCCCCGTGTCGCGCCCGACAAGGTTCGCGCGCTGGATATCCCCGGCCTCAAGGTGCTCTCCGCGCTCTTGCACGGCAACAAGCTGAGGCTTGGGCACCTGAAGGGGAACCGCTTCGAGATCAGGGTCCGCGATGTGGCACCTGGGGCGCTGGCCCAGGCCGAGGCGGTACTCGCCGTTCTTGCCGGCAGGGGGGTCCCCAACCGTTTCGGTGTACAGCGCTACGGCGTGCAGGGGAACAGCCACGCAATTGGTGCCGCCATGCTGCGCCGCGACTTCAAGGCCGCCGTCGACACCCTTATCGGAGACCCCGCGCAGGTGACTGACGAGCGCTGGCGGGAGGCGATCGAGGCATACCGGCAGGGGGACCTGGCGGGAAGTCTCGCCATTTTCCCGGGCCATTTCCGGACCGAGCGCGAACTGCTTGGCAGGCTGCAGCAGCGTCCCGACGCGTACGAGAAGGCTTTTCACGCGGTCCAGCCGCGCATGAAAAGACTGTACCTGTCCGCGTTCCAGTCCTCCCTCTTTGACCTGGTTCTGGAGCAGAGGCTGGAGCGGCTGGACCAGCTCGAGGAGGGGGACGTCGCGTTCAAACATGACAACGGCGCCTGTTTCCTGGTTCAGGATGCCGCCGCCGAGGCGCCGCGCGTCCAGGCCTTCGAGATTTCCGCGACCGGTCCCATGTTCGGTTGTTCCATGATGGAAGCCAAGGGGGCGCAGGGTGAGCTGGAAGCCGGCATCCTGGCCGCCGAGGGACTGGTGCCGGAAAGTTTCAACCTTTCCGGGGGGCTGCGCATGGAAGGGGAGCGCCGCCCGCTTCGGGTGCCGCTTTCGGCGGCCTCGGTGCGGCAGGATGGCAGCGACCTGATCTTTGATTTCTCCCTGCCCCGCGGCGCTTACGCCACCTGCGTTCTGAGCGAAGTGATGAAGGATCAATAA